A window from Sphingobium sp. EM0848 encodes these proteins:
- a CDS encoding sulfurtransferase TusA family protein: MPINEPVHVDARGMKCPWPALRAARAMRSADAVTMEADDPIAPGELEALARQQGWAFEVRGPHLFAFVRPG; this comes from the coding sequence ATGCCAATAAATGAGCCGGTGCATGTCGACGCCAGGGGCATGAAATGCCCCTGGCCCGCCTTGCGCGCCGCCCGGGCCATGCGCAGCGCGGACGCCGTCACCATGGAGGCCGATGACCCCATCGCGCCCGGCGAACTGGAGGCGCTCGCCCGGCAGCAGGGCTGGGCGTTCGAGGTCAGGGGACCGCATCTCTTCGCCTTCGTCCGGCCCGGCTGA
- a CDS encoding Hpt domain-containing protein, whose product MSYQEAELVNWTEFAKSRSELGSAFLRILGYFREDGGKAIGAIEEAIRADNAVALVTPAHTLKGEAAQFGAYRLSAMAEKIEMVARRCIESRESPDELIQDVVALRPCFTETMALLDRDANPLVARRPSGFGRRVDTPAQGFGRAG is encoded by the coding sequence GTGTCATATCAAGAGGCAGAACTGGTCAACTGGACCGAGTTTGCCAAATCGCGATCGGAGCTCGGCAGCGCCTTTCTGCGAATTCTCGGCTATTTCCGGGAAGATGGCGGCAAGGCGATCGGCGCGATCGAGGAGGCCATTCGCGCCGACAACGCCGTCGCACTCGTGACGCCCGCCCACACGCTGAAAGGCGAAGCCGCCCAATTCGGAGCCTATCGCTTGAGCGCCATGGCGGAGAAAATCGAGATGGTCGCCCGCCGCTGCATCGAAAGCCGGGAAAGCCCCGACGAACTGATCCAGGACGTGGTGGCGCTGCGCCCCTGCTTCACCGAAACCATGGCGCTGCTGGACCGCGATGCCAATCCGCTGGTCGCGCGGCGGCCCTCCGGCTTTGGCCGGCGCGTCGATACACCCGCGCAGGGTTTCGGCCGCGCAGGCTGA
- the der gene encoding ribosome biogenesis GTPase Der, with protein sequence MLPTIAIVGRPNVGKSTLFNRLVGKKLALVDDQPGVTRDRREGQASLLGVDFTIIDTAGYEDEDPQTLPGRMRLQTQAAVENADVALFVVDARAGITPLDEEIARWLREGDAPVVLMANKAEGKAGDDGVMEAFSLGLGDPIPFSAEHGQGLADLFQALLPYIDREDEEEEAELSEADLEAAPLKLAIVGRPNAGKSTLINRLLGENRLLTGPEAGITRDSIAVDWKWTSPDGQERPVRLIDTAGMRKRAKVQDKLEKLAVSDGLNAVNFAEVVVLLLDSTRGLEAQDLRIADKVLEEGRALVIALNKWDTVENGSALYQGIKQALSDGLAQIRGVPIMTVSAATGKGLDDLIRVAFETRTAWSQRVSTGILNRWFERALEANPPPAPGGKRIKLRYITQNKTRPPTFVLFGTRLDELPESYRRYLVNGIRKELGFGAVPVRLTLRSAKNPYANK encoded by the coding sequence ATGCTGCCCACTATTGCCATTGTCGGGCGGCCCAATGTGGGCAAGTCCACCCTCTTCAACCGGCTCGTCGGCAAAAAGCTGGCGCTGGTCGACGATCAGCCCGGCGTCACCCGCGACCGGCGCGAGGGGCAGGCTAGCCTGCTTGGCGTCGATTTCACCATCATCGACACCGCCGGTTATGAGGATGAAGATCCGCAGACCCTGCCCGGCCGCATGCGCCTGCAAACGCAGGCGGCGGTGGAAAATGCCGATGTCGCGCTGTTCGTCGTCGACGCCCGCGCCGGGATTACGCCACTGGACGAGGAAATCGCCCGCTGGCTGCGCGAGGGCGACGCACCGGTCGTGCTGATGGCCAACAAGGCCGAGGGCAAGGCGGGCGACGATGGCGTGATGGAGGCGTTCAGCCTCGGCCTTGGCGACCCCATCCCCTTCTCCGCCGAACATGGACAGGGTTTGGCCGATCTGTTCCAGGCGCTGCTCCCCTATATCGACCGGGAGGATGAGGAAGAAGAGGCTGAACTGAGCGAAGCCGACCTTGAAGCCGCACCGCTCAAACTCGCCATTGTGGGGCGGCCCAATGCGGGCAAGTCCACCCTCATCAACCGTCTGCTGGGCGAAAACCGCCTGCTGACCGGGCCGGAAGCAGGCATCACCCGCGACAGCATCGCGGTCGACTGGAAATGGACCAGCCCGGATGGGCAGGAACGCCCCGTCCGCCTGATCGACACGGCGGGCATGCGCAAGCGCGCCAAGGTGCAGGACAAGCTGGAAAAGCTGGCGGTTTCGGACGGCCTCAACGCGGTCAATTTCGCGGAAGTCGTGGTGTTGCTGCTCGATTCCACCCGTGGCCTTGAAGCGCAGGATTTGCGCATCGCCGACAAGGTATTGGAGGAAGGCCGCGCGCTCGTCATCGCGCTCAACAAATGGGACACGGTGGAGAATGGCTCGGCGCTCTATCAGGGCATCAAGCAGGCGCTGTCCGACGGCCTCGCCCAGATACGCGGCGTGCCGATCATGACCGTCTCGGCCGCCACCGGAAAGGGGCTGGACGACCTGATCCGCGTCGCCTTCGAAACCCGCACAGCCTGGTCGCAGCGCGTGTCGACCGGCATCCTCAACCGCTGGTTCGAACGCGCGCTGGAGGCCAATCCGCCCCCCGCGCCGGGCGGCAAGCGGATCAAGCTGCGCTACATCACCCAGAACAAGACCCGCCCGCCGACCTTCGTGCTGTTCGGCACGCGGCTGGACGAACTACCGGAAAGCTATCGCCGCTATCTGGTGAACGGCATCCGCAAGGAACTGGGTTTCGGCGCGGTGCCTGTGCGTCTGACGCTGCGCAGCGCCAAAAATCCCTATGCCAATAAATGA